From Bacillus sp. Bos-x628, the proteins below share one genomic window:
- the gabT gene encoding 4-aminobutyrate--2-oxoglutarate transaminase, whose amino-acid sequence MSQTTTNRFSTEEWQEKRDQYVARGVSNGNRHLAAKGKGAELFDIDGNRFIDFAGAIGTLNVGHSHPKVVEAVKAQADSLIHPGFNVMMYESYIELAEKLCHLTPGDHEKKAIFLNSGAEAVENAVKIARKYTKRQAVVSFTRGFHGRTNMTMSMTSKVKPYKFGFGPFASEVYQAPYPYYYQKPEGLSNEAYDDYIIDQFNQFFIATVAPETVACVVMEPVQGEGGFIVPSKRFVQHVASFCQQHGIIFVADEIQTGFARTGKYFAIEHFDVVPDLITVSKSLAAGLPLSGVIGRKELLDAADPGELGGTYAGSPLGCVAALAVLDIIETEQLNERSEHIGQTIEDKADAWKKTYPFIGEVRRLGAMAAIEIVEDQTTRTPDKKKAAAIATYANEHGLLLLTAGINGNIIRFLTPLVITDELLQEGLGIIEDAFKVL is encoded by the coding sequence TAAGCAATGGCAACCGTCATCTTGCAGCGAAAGGAAAGGGAGCCGAGCTTTTCGATATTGATGGGAATCGATTTATTGATTTTGCAGGTGCTATTGGTACTCTAAATGTAGGACATTCACATCCAAAGGTTGTGGAAGCAGTCAAGGCACAGGCAGACAGTCTGATTCACCCAGGGTTTAACGTCATGATGTACGAATCTTATATTGAACTGGCGGAAAAGCTGTGCCACTTGACGCCAGGAGACCATGAAAAGAAAGCGATTTTCTTAAATTCAGGGGCAGAAGCCGTTGAAAATGCTGTGAAAATTGCACGTAAATATACAAAGAGGCAAGCGGTTGTTTCTTTTACACGAGGCTTCCATGGAAGAACAAACATGACAATGAGTATGACGAGTAAAGTCAAGCCTTATAAGTTTGGCTTTGGACCATTCGCATCAGAAGTCTATCAAGCACCTTACCCTTATTATTATCAAAAGCCTGAAGGATTAAGTAATGAAGCGTATGACGATTATATCATTGATCAATTCAATCAATTCTTTATCGCTACGGTTGCACCTGAAACGGTTGCTTGTGTGGTCATGGAACCAGTCCAAGGGGAGGGCGGGTTCATTGTTCCATCCAAGCGATTTGTTCAGCATGTGGCATCTTTCTGTCAACAGCATGGGATCATATTTGTCGCTGATGAAATTCAGACAGGATTTGCAAGAACAGGAAAATATTTTGCGATTGAGCACTTTGATGTTGTTCCAGATTTAATCACGGTCTCTAAATCTCTTGCAGCAGGTTTACCGTTAAGCGGAGTCATTGGTAGAAAGGAATTGCTTGATGCAGCAGATCCGGGAGAATTAGGGGGAACATATGCAGGAAGCCCGTTAGGATGTGTCGCGGCACTTGCAGTTCTTGATATCATTGAAACAGAACAATTAAATGAGCGGTCTGAACATATTGGACAAACTATTGAGGACAAGGCGGATGCATGGAAAAAGACTTATCCGTTCATTGGAGAAGTCCGTAGATTAGGGGCAATGGCAGCCATTGAAATTGTAGAAGATCAAACAACGCGTACACCAGATAAGAAAAAGGCCGCAGCGATTGCAACATATGCAAATGAGCATGGTCTGCTTTTATTAACGGCAGGGATTAACGGGAATATTATTCGTTTCTTAACACCACTTGTCATCACTGATGAGCTGCTACAAGAAGGACTAGGCATTATCGAGGACGCCTTCAAAGTGCTCTAA